Within Runella rosea, the genomic segment GAAGGCGTGGATGAAGTAGAAAATGAAATAACGGCCGAAGCGACGGAAGAAGTAACCGACGCGGCTGATGTGGCGGCGGTGGAAGAAACTAAGGAGGAGGAAGCCCCCGAAGAACCGTCAGAAGAAGAAAAACAGGCTGAAAAAGATAAAAAAATCAAGGAAGAAGGGTCGTTTTTTGACCAAATTGGGTAATTAAATACAGAAAAAAAACGGGTTACGTTTTTTCTAACCTTTAACTTTTAACCATACTTTGGGGACAGTTTCGCTCGAAGGAATCGAATTCTTCGCTTATCACGGCACTTCGGAAGAAGAGCAAAAAATAGGAAATAAATTTTCAATAGACGTAACCATCACGACCGACTTTATTGAAGCAGCCCGTTATGATCGCCTGAAAGGTACCGTAAATTATGAGGTTATATACCGGGTTGTGGCGCAGGTAATGCAAAAATCCAGTCGACTTTTGGAGCATATCGCCTACAATATTATTGATGAAATACGAAAGGCGTACCCGTCGGTAGAAACGATTGAAGTGAGTGTTTCGAAATTTAACCCTCCCGTGGGAGGAGTCTGTGCCCGGTCACGGATTACGCTGAAAGGATAAAGAGTAGAGACGCAAATGTGCATCTCTACGTCAAAAAGAAATCTCTTTTACCACCCGTTTTGGCAACGAGACGGGTTTCTTTTATGATAATGTGTTGGCTCATGGCTTTGCA encodes:
- the folB gene encoding dihydroneopterin aldolase; this translates as MGTVSLEGIEFFAYHGTSEEEQKIGNKFSIDVTITTDFIEAARYDRLKGTVNYEVIYRVVAQVMQKSSRLLEHIAYNIIDEIRKAYPSVETIEVSVSKFNPPVGGVCARSRITLKG